In a genomic window of Vicia villosa cultivar HV-30 ecotype Madison, WI unplaced genomic scaffold, Vvil1.0 ctg.001555F_1_1, whole genome shotgun sequence:
- the LOC131635814 gene encoding xyloglucan endotransglucosylase protein 6-like, with amino-acid sequence MTKMSCLLGISMCFLFVALVASSKFEELFQPGWAMDHFVHEGDLLKLKLDNYSGAGFGSKSKYMFGKVTVQLKLVEGDSAGTVTAFYMSSEGPTHNEFDFEFLGNTTGEPYSVQTNVYVNGVGNREQRLNLWFDPSKDFHTYSIFWNQRQVVFLVDETPIRVHTNLEHKGIPFPKDQAMGVYSSIWNADDWATQGGRVKTDWSHAPFVATYKDFEINACECPTPVTSMDNAKKCSSSEDKKYWWDEPMLSELTLHQSHQLIWVRANHMVYDYCADSARFPVIPAECVRHHH; translated from the exons ATGACAAAAATGTCTTGTCTCTTAGGGATTTCTATGTGTTTTTTGTTTGTTGCGTTGGTTGCTTCTTCGAAATTTGAGGAGCTTTTTCAACCTGGTTGGGCTATGGACCATTTTGTTCATGAAGGAGATTTACTCAAACTGAAACTAGATAATTATTCCG GTGCTGGATTTGGATCTAAAAGCAAATATATGTTTGGAAAAGTGACTGTTCAGCTTAAGCTTGTGGAAGGTGACTCTGCTGGAACTGTTACTGCTTTCTat ATGTCATCAGAAGGCCCAACTCataatgaatttgattttgagTTTTTGGGTAACACCACTGGTGAACCTTACTCAGTTCAAACAAATGTGTATGTCAATGGTGTTGGTAATAGAGAACAAAGACTTAACCTATGGTTTGATCCTTCTAAGGATTTTCACACCTACTCAATCTTTTGGAACCAACGTCAAGTAGT gtttctagtggatgAGACACCAATTAGAGTACACACAAATTTGGAACACAAAGGAATCCCTTTCCCAAAAGACCAAGCAATGGGAGTTTACAGTTCAATCTGGAATGCTGATGATTGGGCCACACAAGGTGGTCGTGTGAAGACAGATTGGTCTCATGCACCTTTTGTTGCTACTTACAAAGATTTCGAAATCAATGCTTGTGAATGTCCAACTCCGGTTACATCGATGGATAATGCTAAGAAATGTAGTAGTAGTGAAGATAAGAAATATTGGTGGGATGAACCTATGTTGAGTGAACTCACTTTGCATCAAAGTCATCAACTCATTTGGGTTAGAGCTAATCATATGGTTTATGATTATTGTGCTGATTCCGCTAGGTTTCCTGTCATCCCCGCCGAATGTGTCCGTCATCACCATTAG
- the LOC131635830 gene encoding uncharacterized protein LOC131635830, translated as MKVTTIKEAHDINTMRVDELVSSLQIFELANGDKYDKNNKSLAFVSNAKDEKGQVNLDTDEGKSDVENISSDISKKYESQNENNTKGVQCKEYKGFGHVRIECPTYVKKKQKKDDLVKSAKESSQKEISIDKSIRKLVSDIAMGKATANDASDFLTSEKYTEVNIFEFWHEANAKTCEKEDVDQNIVNNEECGSDDKPIVEKLAPGLVKILKKRKTKTTENTISKLFKTNTIMGPTKGWSKVLLPSSKKKDLKRKNDASSNSEFDVDTNVKDILQNIQGKFVTKKSLENIPDIPLDNMSFHLLENAKKWKYIHHNRISLERELEKDALECKEVIDHINNVGLIKIMTKLGRSEEEQLKVEVSDNTICRKIAGNQVKEWPRKDKLSASYVSVKYAILQKIGAANWVTTNHTPSIAIGLGNFIYIVKNKTSYDFGTYIFDQIMKQDIFYSVKMPIVFPTLICGIIPSQHPRIITESDNVCKRESPLSFHPKLFEGTRVLDIVMTFAKENVASTSKDDIFACQKVK; from the exons ATGAAAGTGACAACCATTAAAGAAGCTCATGACATCAACACTATGAGGGTTGATGAACTTGTTAGCTCTCTTCAAATTTTTGAATTGGCTAATGGTGACAAGTATGATAAAAATAACAAGAGCTTAGCTTTTGTGTCCAATGCTAAAGATGAAAAAGGACAAGTTAATTTGGATACTGATGAGG GAAAATCAGATGTAGAGAatatctcatctgacatcagtaaAAAGTATGAGTCTCAAAATGAGAACAATACTAAAGGGGTTCAGTGTAAGGAATATAAAGGATTTGGACATGTTAGAATAGAATGTCCAACTTACgttaagaaaaaacaaaaaaag GATGACCTTGTGAAAAGTGCTAAGGAGTCTAGCCAGAAGGAAATTTCCATAGACAAAAGCATTCGTAAATTGGTCTCAGACATTGCAATGGGTAAAGCTACTGCTAATGATGCATCAGATTTTTTGACATCTGAGAAATATACAGAAGTGAACATTTTTGAATTTTGGCATGAAGCAAATGCAAAAACATGTGAGAAGGAAGATGTTGATCAAAACATTGTCAACAATGAAGAGTGTGGTTCAGATGATAAACCCATTGTTGAAAAACTAGCTCCTGGTCTAGTTAAGATATTGAAAAAGAGAAAGACTAAAACTACTGAAAATACTATCTCAAAGTTATTCAAGACAAACACTATTATGGGACCAACCAAGGGTTGGAGCAAGGTTCTGCTCCCTAGCTCAAAGAAGAAAGACCTGAAAAGAAAGAATGATGCTTCTAGTAATTCTGAGTTTGATGTTGATACTAATGTTAAAGACATCCTACAAAACATCCAAGGTAAGTTTGTGACAAAGAAGAGTCTTGAAAATATTCCAGATATTCCTCTAGATAATATGTCCTTTCATCTTCTTGAAAATGCTAAAAAGTGGAAGTACATCCACCATAATCGTATTTCTTTGGAGCGGGAATTGGAGAAAGATGCCTTAGAATGCAAGGAAGTAATTGATCACATTAATAATGTTGGACTAATTAAGATTATGACCAAGCTTG GGAGAAGTGAGGAAGAACAACTTAAGGTTGAGGTGTCTGATAACACCATTTGTAGAAAGATCGCTGGAAACCAGGTTAAGGAGTGGCCTCGAAAAGATAAATTGTCTGCTAGCTATGTGAGTGTGAAGTATGCCATCCTTCAAAAAATTGGAGCTGCCAACTGGGTGACCACTAATCATACTCCCTCCATTGCAATTGGTCTAGGAAATTTCATCTACATTGTTAAAAACAAAACAAGTTATGATTTTGGAACCTATAtctttgatcaaattatgaagCAAGATATCTTCTATTCCGTAAAAATGCCAATTGTTTTCCCCACCTTGATATGTGGAATTATTCCTAGCCAACATCCTAGAATCATAACTGAGTCAGATAATGTATGCAAAAGGGAGTCTCCCCTATCTTTCCATCCCAAATTATTTGAAGGAACGCGTGTCCTTGACATTGTCATGACATTTGCAAAGGAAAATGTTGCATCTACCTCCAAGGATGACATTTTTGCATGCCAGAAAGTCAAATGA